In one Scomber japonicus isolate fScoJap1 chromosome 6, fScoJap1.pri, whole genome shotgun sequence genomic region, the following are encoded:
- the LOC128360769 gene encoding multidrug and toxin extrusion protein 1-like translates to MEGPSDKLFCCRWVRLRVSLAHREELYHILRMAGPLLLSRILHCLLPFVITMFCGRLGNEVMAGYGLASSTINVTTAATGYGLGLACDTLVSQTFGGKNLLRVGVILQRGIIILLLFCLPCWGLLINAQAILLCLGQEPEVARIAQLYITVFLPAVPAMFLHHLQVSYLQNQGIILPQMYTAAMANVANLMTNYIFLYWLDLGVSGSAAANTLSQIYICAFLFAYICWKKLYVTTWGGWSVESLQEWGPYMKLAIPSTLMKCFEWWIYECGVFFAGMLSEDELAAQHAVLMVSFITYMFPLGIQAAACARVGNALGAGDTARAILTSKLSLSLAGTLAVVEGIILGSTKTVIGYMFTSDEKIIGLVSDLMNAYCFLQLFDGLVCVCTGIFLGTGKQKIPAVANLIGYYGIGLTLSITFMFVAKLRVLGFWLGLLICVILQSTFYIIVIFKLNWKRMTEEALKRAQNTHMTLISTAELSDAAGANTAELIAINGSSVDGSMSVSTKCHDGDTETQRGHVVQQVKTDRLSNTQLILRRGLTMFAAVVLLVVGACVHFLVPLPETLSSEANFTMDWINTTYPPDQFFSTTLVPK, encoded by the exons ATGGAAGGGCCCAGTGACAAGCTTTTCTGCTGCAGGTGGGTTCGCCTCAGGGTTTCTTTGGCTCACAGAGAGGAACTGTACCACATCCTGAGGATGGCAGGGCCTCTG CTGCTCTCTCGAATCCTCCATTGCCTGCTTCCATTTGTGATTACAATGTTCTGTGGGCGTCTGGGAAATGAAGTAATGGCTGGCTATGGATTAGCATCTTCC aCGATTAATGTCACCACTGCAGCAACAGGATATGGTCTGGGGCTGGCATGTGATACTTTGGTGTCTCAG ACATTTGGTGGTAAGAACCTGCTGCGGGTGGGAGTGATCCTTCAGCGAGGCATCATCATcctgctgttgttttgtttaccCTGTTGGGGTCTGCTCATTAACGCCCAGGCCATCCTGTTGTGTCTAGGTCAGGAACCTGAGGTGGCCAG AATAGCTCAGCTATATATTACAGTCTTCCTTCCAGCAGTGCCA gCAATGTTCCTACATCATCTTCAGGTGTCATACTTGCAGAACCAG GGTATAATATTGCCCCAAATGTACACTGCTGCCATGGCAAATGTAGCCAATTTGATGACAAACTACATATTTCTTTACTGGCTGGATCTCGGGGTGAG TGGATCTGCAGCAGCCAATACCCTGTCTCAGATTTACATCTGTGCTTTTCTGTTTGCTTACATTTGTTGGAAGAAGCTCTATGTCACAACATGGGGAG GCTGGTCTGTAGAATCACTGCAGGAGTGGGGCCCCTACATGAAACTGGCCATTCCCAGTACACTAatgaagtgctttgagtggtggATTTATGAATGTGGTGTATTCTTTGCAG GAATGCTGAGTGAAGATGAGCTGGCAGCCCAACATGCTGTGTTAATGGTGTCATTCATAACCTACATG TTCCCACTTGGTATTCAAGCTGCAGCATGTGCCCGAGTGGGTAATGCTCTCGGTGCAGGAGACACTGCCAGGGCGATCCTCACAAGCAAACTATCCCTCTCTCTTGCAG GTACCTTGGCTGTTGTTGAAGGTATCATACTTGGGTCTACCAAGACAGTGATTGGCTACATGTTCACCTCTGATGA GAAGATAATAGGCCTGGTCTCTGACTTGATGAACGCTTACTGTTTCCTTCAGCTCTTTGATGGTCTTGTG tgtgtgtgcacaggcaTCTTCTTGGGCACAGGCAAACAGAAGATACCAGCTGTGGCTAATCTCATTGGATACTACGGCATAGGACTTACACTGAGcatcacattcatgtttgttgcaAAACTGAGAGTTTTAG gtTTTTGGCTGGGACTGctcatttgtgtcattttacaGTCCACCTTCTATATCATTGTCATCTTCAAGCTGAACTGGAAGAGAATGACAGAGGAG GCTCTGAAACGAGctcagaacacacacatgacaTTAATAAGCACAGCTGAACTGTCAGACGCTGCAGGTGCCAACACTGCTGAACTGATAGCAATCAATGGAAGT TCAGTGGATGGCTCCATGTCTGTGAGTACAAAATGCCATGACGgggacacagagacacagcgTGGACATGTGGTCCAGCAGGTTAAGACTGATCGTCTCTCCAATACGCAGCTGATTCTCAGGCGAGGCCTCACTATGTTTGCGGCTGTTGTTCTTCTGGTTGTGGGAGCATGTGTGCACTTCCTTGTGCCCTTGCCAGAAACCCTGTCTTCAGAGGCCAACTTTACAATGGACTGGATCAATACTACATATCCTCCTGATCAATTCTTTTCTACTACTCTGGTCCCCAAATGA